The Mauremys reevesii isolate NIE-2019 linkage group 1, ASM1616193v1, whole genome shotgun sequence genome has a segment encoding these proteins:
- the FMC1 gene encoding protein FMC1 homolog: protein MASLGSPLRTLRSLLRELRYVSAQAGRPYRDMEAYQHLREAFRAHRITSEKLCRAQHELHFQAATYLCLLRSVREHLALHQAYHAKGERSTEEAAGLVGLKLPQQPGGKGWDP, encoded by the exons ATGGCGTCTCTGGGCTCGCCGCTCCGTACCCTGCGGAGCCTCCTTCGGGAGCTGCGCTACGTGAGCGCCCAGGCGGGCCGCCCCTACCGGGACATGGAGGCCTATCAGCACCTCCGGGAGGCCTTCCGCGCCCACCGG ATCACCAGTGAGAAACTCTGCAGGGCCCAGCATGAGCTGCATTTCCAGGCGGCTACTTATCTCTGTCTTCTGCGCAGTGTCCGTGAACACCTAGCGCTTCACCAGGCGTACCATGCCAAAGGGGAGCGCTCCACTGAGGAAGCTGCTGGCCTTGTGGGCCTTAAACTGCCTCAACAGCCAGGAGGGAAAGGATGGGATCCATAG